TGAGGGCCATGACCGGGCCGAAGCGCTGGGAAATTCCTTCGAAGCAAACCACGTCATTCATGGGTTCAGTGTGGTCCTGGATGATTCGTCAGTGTAGTGAGTGGCGTCAGGGCTGGAAGGTGACAGGTGTCATCCCCAGTGCTGATTCAACCCAGGGCTGATTCAACTCAGCGCCGATTCAATTCAGTGCTGGGCCGCTCTCCTTCCCCACCCCCCATCCGCCGCGCCTTGAACGTGGCTTAAGCCGCCGCCGCAGGAGGCCGAAACTCGCTAGACTGCTGGGCATGTCCGATGCCACCGATGTCGTCCGCGAGGCGCTGCGCGCCGCCCTGAGTGCCTGGGCGGTGGCTGAGGTACGCGGTGACCAGGCCCGCGTGCTGCCCGTGCCCGACCTCGATACCCTGGCCGAGCACCTGAGTGCCGCCGACGCGGCCTGGGGGCTGACCTGGGCCTGCGACGCCGCCGCGCCTCCGCTGGTCCGCGCCCGCCTGAGCCTGGGCGGCGCGGTGCGTGAGGGCCTCAGCGGTGGGCACAGCCTGGAAGACGCCAAGAAACTGGCGCTGGCCGACGCTTTCAGGTACTTCGGGGTGTCCAGCACGCTGGAAGCGCCCTGGGTCGAGTACGATCCCGACGATGGTCCCAACGTCAGCGAACTCGGCGGCCTGAACGAGTTGCCCACTTCCCAGCCGCGCCGTGACTCGCCGCGCCCCCTGCCGCCTCAGGTGCCGCTTGACCCCCAGCTGAGCAGGGCACGCGCCCACATTGATACCCTGATGGAGCAACTGCGCGAGGCGGGCAAGGGCGGCGAGGCCACCCGGCTGCTGCTGCGCGGCTACGGCGAGACGGTGGACGAGAGCCGGGCCATCTACAAAGAGCTTCAGGCCCTTCAGCGGCGCTAGGCGAGTCAGCAGATGACCATCCGTAAATTTATTGCCATCGGCGACGTTCACGCCGACTTCGACACCATGTGGGCGGCGCTCCGGGCGGCAAGTTGCGCTGACGCTCACGGCCAGCCGACCCCCCCGGTGCGTCAGGGCTTTTATCAGGTCGTGTTTATCGGTGATCTGGTGCATCCCAAGAACCTTGGCGAGTATGCCCGGCTCACCGGTCTGAGCACCTTCGACGCGCGCAACGAGGACCATCTCTTCGCTGCCGCCCGCCAGCAGGTCCGCGAACTCGAAAAGCTGCAGGCCTTTCAGAAGTCCGCGCCCACCTCAGTGCATTTCATTCTGGGCAACCACGACGACGGCGTGGTCCATCACCGCTACCAGCTCGGCACCAGCGGTGGGCTGACCCATGATGAGTTCGACCCGGAGCGCGGCGGCGTGGTCTTGCCCGACCACCTGCGCCACTGGTTTCAGGGGTTTTTGCGCGAGCTGCGGGTGGGCCGGGTGCAATTTGCCCACGTGGGGCCGCTGCCCGCCTTCGCGTACTACGACGATCTGTTCTACACCGATCACGGGCCCAAACGCTGGTGGCACGACACCCCCGAATACGTGATGATGGCTGACCTGGCCTACGGCATCTACGGCCACAC
This portion of the Deinococcus rubellus genome encodes:
- a CDS encoding single-stranded DNA-binding protein, which encodes MSDATDVVREALRAALSAWAVAEVRGDQARVLPVPDLDTLAEHLSAADAAWGLTWACDAAAPPLVRARLSLGGAVREGLSGGHSLEDAKKLALADAFRYFGVSSTLEAPWVEYDPDDGPNVSELGGLNELPTSQPRRDSPRPLPPQVPLDPQLSRARAHIDTLMEQLREAGKGGEATRLLLRGYGETVDESRAIYKELQALQRR
- a CDS encoding metallophosphoesterase, producing the protein MRKFIAIGDVHADFDTMWAALRAASCADAHGQPTPPVRQGFYQVVFIGDLVHPKNLGEYARLTGLSTFDARNEDHLFAAARQQVRELEKLQAFQKSAPTSVHFILGNHDDGVVHHRYQLGTSGGLTHDEFDPERGGVVLPDHLRHWFQGFLRELRVGRVQFAHVGPLPAFAYYDDLFYTDHGPKRWWHDTPEYVMMADLAYGIYGHTQMHGGIHLEEAACFAMIDALPDREYLELLLDPDQHNPVLSVRAVPF